The Pirellulimonas nuda genome includes a region encoding these proteins:
- a CDS encoding GDP-L-fucose synthase family protein, whose translation MIDRNASIFVTGHRGMVGSALVRRLEGAGFERVLTAGRKQLDLRDQAAVDQWFDEHRPAYVMHAAGTVGGIHANRSRPADFLYDNLMIHATVLRAAWRTQVQKLLYLGSSCIYPRDCPQPIREEYLLTGPLEKTNDAYAIAKISGLMSCDAYRRQYDCHFIAAMPTNLYGPNDNFDLEGSHVLPALIRKFHDCREAGGGTVTVWGSGSPMREFLHVDDLADACLYLLENYDNPAIINVGTGEDLAIRELAELVREVVYPEAELTFDASMPDGTPRKLLDVSRLHSLGWKARIGLREGIESSYRWFLENAPRGVGAQV comes from the coding sequence ATGATCGACCGCAACGCTTCTATTTTTGTAACCGGCCACCGCGGCATGGTCGGCTCTGCGTTGGTCCGTCGGCTCGAGGGGGCCGGGTTCGAGCGCGTCCTGACCGCCGGCCGCAAGCAGCTCGACCTCCGCGACCAGGCGGCGGTGGATCAATGGTTCGACGAGCACCGGCCCGCCTACGTCATGCACGCCGCGGGCACGGTCGGCGGGATCCACGCCAACAGGTCGCGGCCCGCCGACTTCCTCTACGACAACCTGATGATCCACGCCACGGTGCTGCGGGCCGCGTGGCGGACCCAGGTCCAAAAGCTGCTGTACCTCGGCAGTTCCTGCATCTACCCCCGCGATTGCCCGCAGCCTATCCGCGAAGAGTACCTGCTGACCGGCCCGCTTGAAAAGACGAACGACGCCTACGCCATCGCCAAGATCTCGGGCCTGATGAGCTGCGACGCCTACCGCCGGCAGTACGACTGCCACTTCATCGCCGCGATGCCGACCAACCTGTACGGGCCCAACGACAACTTCGACCTGGAGGGCTCGCACGTGCTGCCGGCCCTGATCCGCAAGTTTCACGACTGCCGCGAGGCGGGCGGGGGCACGGTCACCGTGTGGGGCTCCGGGTCGCCCATGCGGGAGTTCTTGCACGTGGACGACCTGGCCGACGCTTGCCTGTACCTGCTCGAAAATTACGACAATCCGGCGATAATCAACGTCGGCACCGGAGAAGACCTGGCGATCCGCGAGCTGGCCGAGCTGGTGCGGGAGGTCGTCTATCCCGAGGCGGAGCTGACGTTTGACGCCAGCATGCCCGACGGAACGCCGCGGAAGCTGCTGGACGTGAGCCGCCTCCACAGCCTAGGCTGGAAGGCCCGCATCGGACTGCGAGAAGGCATCGAGTCGTCGTACCGCTGGTTCCTCGAGAACGCCCCACGCGGAGTCGGCGCCCAAGTCTGA
- a CDS encoding NAD-dependent epimerase/dehydratase family protein translates to MSNKTILVAGGGGFIGGHLVARLRQMGCTNIRSVDIKPTSEWYQVFDDVDNRQGDLKLKDACVDACHGVDRVFNLAADMGGMGFIENNKALCMLSVLINTHLLEAALASGVDTLFYASSACVYNADKQKCEDVVALKEEDAYPAMPEDGYGWEKLFSERMCRHFREDYGLRTRVARFHNVYGPEGTWDGGREKAPAAVCRKVIDACESGRNSIEIWGDGKQTRSFMYIDDCVDGILKITNSDIVEPINLGSDEVVTINGLVDIVEKFADVKLEREYNLSAPKGVNGRNSDNTLIQKLLGWAPGISLQDGMEKTYRWIHDEYVKKYGASTRG, encoded by the coding sequence ATGAGCAATAAGACAATACTGGTAGCAGGCGGCGGCGGCTTCATCGGCGGACACCTCGTGGCGCGGCTGCGTCAGATGGGCTGCACCAACATCCGCTCAGTCGATATCAAGCCGACAAGCGAGTGGTATCAGGTCTTCGATGACGTCGACAATCGCCAAGGCGACCTGAAGCTCAAAGACGCCTGCGTTGATGCGTGCCACGGCGTTGACCGTGTTTTCAACCTGGCCGCTGACATGGGTGGAATGGGGTTTATCGAGAACAACAAAGCGTTGTGCATGCTTTCGGTGCTGATAAACACCCATCTTCTTGAAGCCGCGTTGGCTTCAGGCGTCGATACACTCTTCTATGCATCAAGCGCCTGTGTCTACAACGCAGACAAACAGAAGTGCGAAGATGTAGTAGCGCTGAAAGAGGAGGACGCATACCCCGCTATGCCGGAAGACGGTTACGGTTGGGAGAAGCTGTTTAGCGAACGGATGTGCCGACACTTCCGTGAGGACTACGGCCTGCGGACGCGCGTCGCGCGGTTTCACAATGTCTACGGTCCCGAGGGGACGTGGGACGGAGGTCGAGAAAAGGCCCCCGCCGCGGTCTGTAGGAAGGTCATCGACGCCTGTGAGTCTGGGAGGAATTCGATCGAAATTTGGGGCGATGGCAAGCAGACCCGCAGCTTTATGTACATTGACGACTGCGTCGACGGCATACTCAAGATCACAAACAGTGATATCGTCGAACCTATTAATCTCGGGTCCGACGAGGTGGTGACGATCAACGGTCTGGTCGATATCGTTGAGAAGTTCGCGGACGTGAAGTTGGAGCGGGAGTACAACCTTAGCGCCCCTAAGGGTGTCAACGGCCGCAATAGCGACAACACGCTAATTCAGAAGCTTCTAGGCTGGGCGCCCGGAATCTCGCTGCAAGACGGAATGGAGAAGACCTACCGTTGGATCCACGATGAATACGTGAAGAAGTACGGTGCATCAACACGAGGCTAG
- a CDS encoding glycosyltransferase family 4 protein: MPKPSRILVISQVYVPDPASVGQHMADAAETLVKRGNRVRVLTSRRGYDDPSQRYAARENRRGVEVVRLPLSSLGKRSILVRIVAQLSFLLQATLRGLFTPGLGGIVVSTSPPMASIAAIIIRFFRRAPITFWVMDLNPDQVVATGRMKPTALAVRAMDWLNRRILGAARVVVPLDRFMQDRLCAKRAGVAQKCRVIPPWPMDGELQDVPPRSENPFVAQHGLQHKRVIMYSGNHGLTTPVDALVEAALALGADDRLHFMFIGGGPGKRPVDAAIESHKPSNLVSLPYQPLDQIRYSLPAADVHVVLMAEELVGVVHPCKIYGAMSVGKPILFIGPAPSHISEILELAPIGWRIPYGDVEQTMRVLNKISSMPSEELEGMGARAKRLVTEHFSQQRLCGAFCDAVEGS, encoded by the coding sequence ATGCCGAAGCCTTCCCGAATCCTGGTCATCAGCCAGGTGTACGTGCCAGACCCCGCGTCGGTCGGTCAGCATATGGCCGACGCCGCAGAAACGCTGGTCAAGCGGGGCAACCGCGTGCGTGTGCTCACGTCACGCCGCGGTTACGACGATCCGTCGCAGCGCTATGCTGCTCGGGAAAATCGACGCGGCGTTGAGGTGGTGCGGCTGCCGCTGTCGTCGCTCGGGAAGCGGTCGATCCTGGTGCGCATCGTCGCGCAGCTCTCGTTCTTGTTGCAGGCGACCCTCCGGGGGCTGTTCACGCCGGGGCTCGGCGGCATCGTGGTCAGCACGTCGCCCCCGATGGCGTCCATCGCGGCGATTATCATCCGCTTCTTCCGCCGGGCGCCCATCACCTTCTGGGTGATGGACCTCAACCCCGACCAAGTCGTCGCCACCGGCCGCATGAAGCCCACGGCGCTAGCCGTGCGGGCGATGGACTGGCTCAACCGGCGGATCCTCGGCGCCGCGCGGGTAGTGGTGCCGCTCGACCGGTTCATGCAAGACCGGCTGTGCGCCAAACGCGCAGGGGTCGCCCAGAAGTGTCGTGTGATCCCGCCGTGGCCGATGGACGGCGAGCTGCAAGACGTTCCTCCCCGCAGCGAGAACCCGTTCGTGGCCCAGCACGGCCTGCAGCACAAGCGGGTCATTATGTACAGCGGCAACCACGGCCTCACGACGCCGGTGGACGCCCTGGTAGAAGCAGCGCTCGCGTTGGGCGCCGACGACCGGCTGCACTTCATGTTCATCGGCGGCGGCCCCGGCAAGCGCCCGGTCGACGCCGCGATCGAGTCCCACAAGCCGAGCAACCTGGTCTCGCTCCCCTACCAACCGCTCGACCAGATCCGCTACTCCCTGCCGGCGGCCGACGTCCACGTGGTATTGATGGCGGAGGAGCTGGTGGGCGTCGTCCACCCCTGCAAGATCTACGGCGCGATGTCGGTCGGCAAACCGATCTTGTTCATCGGGCCCGCGCCGAGCCACATCTCAGAAATCTTAGAGCTGGCCCCGATCGGTTGGCGCATCCCCTACGGCGATGTCGAGCAAACGATGCGGGTGCTCAACAAGATCTCCTCCATGCCCTCAGAAGAACTCGAGGGGATGGGCGCCCGCGCCAAGCGGTTAGTGACAGAGCACTTCAGCCAGCAGCGCCTCTGCGGCGCCTTCTGCGACGCGGTTGAAGGGAGTTAG
- the gmd gene encoding GDP-mannose 4,6-dehydratase: protein MAVENAPPKRALITGITGQDGSYLTELLLSKGYLVWGVIRRSSSFNTGRIDHLYQDPHENDVRLRLVYGDLGDASSLNRILKTVRPNEVYNLGAQSHVKVSFDVPEYTGDVTGLGTVRLLEAMRELDLDDARFYQASSSELYGKVMETPQSETTPFYPRSPYAAAKAYSFHVTRNYRESYGMFAVNGILFNHESPRRGETFVTRKISRAAARIKLGQQQKLYLGNLDAKRDWGFAGDYVEAMWKMLQVEEPNDFVIATGQTTTVRQFCDWCFEELGMPVHWEGEGVNERGLLSDGRVAIEVDPQYFRPAEVDLLLGDSSRAQKALGWRPKVSAEELAKMMVRSDMALAESEAAQKAGTFQQELC from the coding sequence ATGGCCGTCGAAAACGCCCCCCCCAAACGAGCGCTGATTACCGGCATTACCGGTCAAGACGGCTCGTATTTGACTGAGCTGCTGCTCTCCAAAGGCTACCTGGTGTGGGGGGTGATCCGCCGCAGCTCGTCGTTCAACACAGGTCGCATCGACCACCTCTACCAGGACCCGCACGAGAACGACGTCCGCCTCCGGCTGGTATACGGCGATCTGGGCGACGCCTCGTCGCTCAACCGCATCCTCAAGACGGTCCGGCCGAACGAGGTCTACAACCTCGGCGCCCAATCGCACGTGAAGGTGTCGTTCGACGTCCCCGAGTACACGGGCGACGTCACCGGCCTGGGAACCGTCCGCCTGCTGGAGGCGATGCGCGAGCTCGACCTCGACGACGCCCGCTTCTACCAGGCGTCGTCGTCGGAGCTCTACGGAAAGGTGATGGAGACGCCTCAGAGCGAAACCACCCCGTTCTACCCCCGCAGCCCCTACGCCGCGGCCAAGGCCTACTCGTTCCACGTCACGCGCAATTACCGCGAGTCGTACGGGATGTTCGCGGTCAACGGCATCCTCTTCAACCACGAATCGCCTCGTCGCGGCGAGACGTTTGTGACCCGCAAGATCAGCCGCGCCGCGGCCCGGATCAAGCTCGGGCAGCAGCAGAAGCTGTACCTCGGCAACCTCGACGCCAAGCGTGACTGGGGCTTCGCGGGCGACTACGTCGAGGCGATGTGGAAGATGCTGCAGGTCGAAGAGCCGAACGACTTCGTGATCGCCACCGGCCAAACCACCACCGTCCGCCAGTTCTGCGACTGGTGCTTCGAAGAGCTGGGCATGCCGGTGCACTGGGAGGGCGAAGGGGTCAACGAACGCGGCCTGCTGTCCGACGGGCGGGTGGCGATCGAGGTGGACCCCCAGTACTTCCGTCCGGCGGAGGTCGACCTGCTTCTGGGAGACTCCTCGCGGGCCCAAAAGGCGCTCGGCTGGCGCCCGAAGGTTTCGGCCGAAGAGCTGGCGAAGATGATGGTGAGGTCCGACATGGCGCTGGCGGAGAGCGAAGCGGCGCAGAAGGCGGGGACCTTCCAGCAGGAATTGTGCTAG
- a CDS encoding DUF1501 domain-containing protein → MSHPFRRSSRRDFLAAGALGGAGLQLGGLNLASFLAAREARGATNQFDALKAVAQSVIQIDLPGGVSVQESWDPKPDAPIEYRGELKAIATKTPGVQFSELMRNTAQVSDKITVVRSLTHGEAAHERGQHNMMTGYRPSPALQYPSLGSVVSHEFGPRKNLPPYVCVPNEPNPYAGAGYLSSAFAAFSVGDDPARAGFQVRDLNLPGGVDQARHERRLAALEAVNESFVTSTPADNVQAMGTFYQRAFDLMSSPAAREAFNIDAEDGKLRDRYGRNQAGQRMLLARRLVEAGVRFVTLTYGGWDHHTSVTANMQRLMPDFDRAYAALINDLDARGLLDTTLVLVTSEFGRTPKLNGDGGRDHWAKVFSVALAGGGMKRGAVIGSSGSTATEPEDTPVTPEDLATTVFHQLGIPASKELMAPGGRPIEIVKDGRVRDELLA, encoded by the coding sequence ATGTCTCATCCATTCCGACGTTCAAGCCGCCGCGACTTCCTCGCGGCCGGCGCTCTGGGAGGCGCCGGCTTGCAGTTGGGCGGGCTCAACCTCGCCAGCTTCTTGGCGGCGCGCGAGGCGCGAGGCGCGACCAATCAGTTCGACGCGCTCAAAGCGGTGGCGCAGAGCGTGATCCAGATCGACCTGCCCGGCGGCGTGTCGGTGCAAGAGTCGTGGGACCCCAAGCCCGACGCGCCGATCGAGTACCGAGGCGAGCTCAAGGCGATCGCCACCAAGACCCCCGGCGTGCAGTTCAGTGAGCTGATGCGCAACACCGCGCAGGTGAGCGACAAGATCACCGTCGTGCGGTCGCTCACGCACGGCGAGGCGGCCCACGAACGCGGGCAGCACAACATGATGACCGGCTACCGGCCCAGCCCGGCGCTGCAATACCCCAGCCTGGGGAGCGTGGTCAGCCACGAGTTTGGCCCGCGCAAGAACCTGCCCCCGTACGTGTGCGTTCCGAACGAGCCGAACCCGTACGCCGGCGCCGGCTACCTGAGCTCTGCCTTCGCGGCGTTCAGCGTGGGCGACGACCCGGCACGCGCCGGCTTTCAGGTGCGCGACCTCAACCTGCCGGGCGGCGTCGATCAGGCGCGGCACGAGCGGCGCTTGGCGGCGCTCGAGGCGGTGAACGAATCGTTTGTCACCTCGACCCCGGCCGACAACGTCCAGGCGATGGGCACGTTCTACCAACGCGCGTTCGACCTGATGTCGTCCCCCGCGGCCCGCGAGGCGTTCAACATCGACGCGGAAGATGGCAAGCTCCGCGACCGCTACGGCCGCAACCAAGCCGGGCAGCGGATGCTGCTCGCCCGCCGGTTGGTTGAGGCCGGGGTGCGGTTCGTCACCCTCACCTACGGCGGCTGGGACCACCACACCAGCGTCACCGCCAACATGCAGCGGCTGATGCCCGACTTCGACCGCGCCTACGCCGCGTTGATCAACGACCTCGATGCGCGCGGCCTGCTAGACACCACGCTGGTGCTGGTAACCAGCGAGTTTGGCCGCACCCCGAAGCTCAACGGCGACGGCGGGCGCGACCACTGGGCCAAGGTGTTCAGCGTGGCGCTCGCCGGCGGCGGGATGAAGCGGGGCGCGGTGATCGGCTCCTCCGGTTCCACCGCCACCGAGCCGGAAGACACCCCCGTGACCCCCGAAGACCTGGCGACCACCGTCTTCCATCAGCTCGGCATCCCGGCCTCGAAAGAATTGATGGCCCCGGGGGGTCGTCCGATCGAGATCGTGAAAGACGGCCGGGTGCGGGACGAGCTGCTCGCGTAG